CGACTTCGCCATATACCACGTACCAAAGTGCGAGTAGACGATATTTTAATATCTGGTAAGGATGATGAGGAACATTTGAGAAATTTATCGTCAGTCCTGCAAGTGATTGAAAGCTCTGGATTGCGACTGAAGGAAGTCAAATGCGTATTTCTAGCAGAAGAGGTGACTTATCTGGGTTACAACATTACCAAGGAAGGAATATCGCCTTCACCAGAGAAGGTCAAAGCTATAAGGAATGCAGCCCCTCCAGAGAATGTTACACAGTTAAAGGCTTATCTCGGAATGCTCAACTATTATAATCGTTATCTACCAAACCTTTCTGCAATGATTGAACCACTGCATCGTCTGCTGAGGAAGGGGACAACCTTTCACTGGAAAACCGAACAAGAAAAAGCGTTTACCGAATCGAAAGCTCTACTATATAAAGCACCGTTGCTGACGCATTTTGACCCCCAACGTTCGATCCTTGTGTCCTGTGACGCCTCTCCTTATGGGATAGGTGCTGTTCTCGCCCATGTAATGGATGATGGTTCCGAGAAGCCCGTATGTTATATTTCACGGACTCTTTCTCCAGCAGAGAGGAATTATGCCCACATTGAGAAAGAGggtttagccatagtattcgcaGTCAAAAAGCTTCATCAATATCTTTATGGACAGTCTTTCAGAATTATAACTGATCACAAACCTCTTTTGGGACTATTCGGACAAAACAAACCAATTCCACCGCTTGCAGCTGCTCGTGTTCAGAGATGGGCCCTCCTGCTGTCTGCTTATAGCTACGTCTTGGAGTACAAACCAGGTGTCAATCACGCCAACGCTGACTGTCTAAGCCGCCTTCCACTTCAAGCAGACAGTTCTGATTACTCGAACAATGAAAGTGCAATTCACATGATGGACCTAGTGCAAGCACCACTAACCTCCGCTGATGTTAAGCTACATACAAGTCGTGACCCAGTCCTGAGCAAAGTGTTGGACTTGATATCCAACGGTTGGAAAGTAAACCGAGAAATAGAATTACAACCGTACTTTTCAAGGAAGGATCAACTCAGCATCGACAACCAATGCTTGCTGTGGGGTTCTCGTGTCATTATACCAAGCTCGTTACGACCACAACTGCTTGGACAACTTCACCAGTCTCACCCAGGGATCACTCGCATGAAAAGTTTGTCGAGAAGTTTTGTGTGGTGGCCAAAGATGGATTCTGAGATTAAGTTAACCGTCAAAAATTGCAAAACCTGTGAAATCCACTAAAAAATGCCAGCTGCAGCACCAATACATTCCTGGGAATACCCAAGCCAACCCTGGGAGCGGATCCACATGGATTATGCGGGACCGTTTttgaacaaaatgtttttgatagTTGTTGATGCTTTTTCAAAATGGGTGGAAGTAATAGTCATGAATAGCTCAACCTCCACTGCGACTATTGAGCAACTGCGCAAAATCTTTGCCACGCATGGCCTGCCTGGAGTTTGTGTTAGTGATAATGGACCGTGTTTCGCAAGCACTGAATTTGAGCAATTTATGAAACGAAAtaacatcagacacattttttCTGCACCATACCATCCTGCTTCAAATGGACAAGCAGAGAGAACCGTCCAAACTGTGAAAAACAGTCTTAAAAAGATAGAATCGAATGGTCAATCCATTGAGACCAGAGTAAGCCGTTTGCTGTTCACGTACCGCATCACACCACACACCACCACGGGCAGGTCACCTGCAGAACTACTGTTCAATCGTCAATTAAGGAGTGCCCTCCATTTCGTTAAACCAGATCTGAAACAGACAGTCAAGGGGAAACAGATGGATTCTGAGAATCGAAGTCATCGATTGAAACCGCTGCGGCAATTTCTAGACCAAGAGGAGGTACTGATTAGAAATTTTGGTCAAGGACCACGGTGGGTGAGAGGAAACATTTCGAGAAAGAGAGGACCTGTGACATACGATGTTGAAGTGGGAGAGAAAATCGTTCAACGCCACATCGATCAAATGCGAGCTGCAACCGGCGAGAGATTAGCTGATTCAGCAATGGGAGAGACAGACCCACCTCTGGCTGTGCTACCACAGTTTGAACCGTCAGAAGTTGACGAAACCGTTACTGAAATCGAGCCAAGGGTCCAGTAACCTGTTCCTGAGACATCTGAGCCGTTTGAAGACGTTGCAGAAGATGTGAACAAGGACACCAATTCTCGACCTGAACGATCTCGCCGTTTACCAAAGCATTTCGAGGACTATGACTTGAACCGCATTGTATACGTTTAAACTGTGGACTATTGGTGGAGGATTGTTATATATCCGCCatttatgtttacattttgttctaTGCTATTGGTTATACTTTAAAACCATGTGTTTGTGTTTTCCGCGTATATCTTTATGAGATTTGTACATGTGATCTTATTATAAAGATGGCGGTCTAAGAAgtgttatatacattttctgtctgtctgtttttcCCCATCTTTCTGGAGTTATAATAATTTTAGCCtttaaagttgtttcttatatgataggacccaaccgtaaaatatatgttgtcttataattttcatatttttcctctCTTTTCCTTACCTATcccctttattttactttacttgATAAGTCGCATTGAAGTTCACCGCTCGTACTAACCACCTTTTTATTGCCAGCCGTACTTAATTTGTCGATTTGGGAATTACCTTCCCGCGCTCTCCCCCGTTTGGTTTCTATAAGAGCAAGATGTTTCGTTAACATATTTCGTATTTTGCGGGTTCATTGGCGATTGAGAAACAGAAATTCAGTGACACAACAAATTTACTACTACGATTAGCTcagttttttccattaaaatacattacctcaccttaaaaagaaaagtgtagttacgtacggctaaggtacggcttaggtacggctgttaggtacggctagctttacCTAAGCATTATGTCTGGACTTTTTTTCGCTATGCCTAGTTTTCAATGGTTTTTATCTTGCAATAATTCGTCAATGTTTCAttcacagcctgcctggccagccagTTTCAGGAATTTACTGTACTTGCATGGCCATCTTTTTTGTTGCTACATTTAAAATTGTGCCAGATGCCTAAAAGATCAGACTGCACAAATTTTCAGCAGATATCATAGCTACAAAGTCTCACCAATCTGTTTTCAAACTTTGCACACACAATTTTTATCACACACTCCTTTGATGCTTTTTGCACACACTCCTTTTTGCACACCCTCCTTTGATAACATGTAATTCGCTTGTTTTTGTAGTGTGCGGATTATGCCTTGACTACCAAGATGTACCTCGCctatttctttctcttttatCATACATCATgggttgttattattttttttatttttacacaacCTTTGGTGTTAAACGAGCCTGTTTAATTGTGTTTTAGAATAGCTCAATACAACTTGTAAAGTAACAAGGCTGGGTGTTTAGCGTAGGGGTGGTTTCTATATGTATTCAAGCGAAATTAAAAGGAAACGCGAAGGATTCTTCTCTGGCATTTATTAACGGAACTAGTGCTGCTACAAAATTTCAGGTGGctatcttttttattcttatttctctttATAAAACTCCATTTGAATTGTTGTATATGTATCAGGTAGATTATGCGccatttggaaaaaaaaagagGATCTCACGATATAGTTTTGGAATTGGAGAAGGGTAGAGCCGAAGGAGAGAAACTGAATGATGATTTCACGCAAGTAAAAATGTGTCTAGGCAAAAACGTTTCTAGGCAAAAACGAATTAACAACCTAACTCGATCCAACACTCAAAAAGGTAACGTTAAACTTTTCCAAACGGCTTATGAATTAACTCTAAATCCAACAATCTCTTTCGACCAATTCAAAACTCTTATCAAAATTCAGAAACAAAATGGTGTTAGGTTAATTGAAGGTATATAATgttcacaaatttttttaaaatatatgtttcatatttttatccAACTTAGTTCCGAGACTTTTATCAAAATAGAAAGGAAGCCCTGAGACAAAGCTGTGTATTTCTAATACTtcgtttaatttattaattacaTTGCCGACGTTAAACCGAAAAAATCACAGTGGTTATGGCCAGTCGTTACTTCTTTTCCATTTTAACTGATGGTTCACAAGCCAGAAAGACTGGTAACGATAAAGGGATGGTATTAACCAGAACTGAGAAGAATGGTGAGATTTAGCACTTCAACAAATGTGTCAAACTGCGTACTTGCGGCGAACATTGTTGCACAGAATGTTCAAAAGTCAGACTGATCATATCAGATGtttcttttattctttttagGCATACCAATGTATTTTGTAGCTTTATTGCTTGAAATGTCAGATTGGGGAGGTACAGATGCTGCATTGCTAAAAAATGGAATTGATAGCATTTTTATGGAGCATGGTTCAATCCACCTTGACCCAAACACCTACACAAACAAATTTGTAGGCTGCATTTCTGATGGAGCAAGCATAAATTTTAGAGCTACTAGGACAGGCTGTTTTAACTATTTATAACTTTTCTTCCTACCAATATAGTTTAATTCTGTCCGGTCTATTTTTTCAACCCCATGACACAAGTGTTATTTCAGGATCCACCACCAAGAGAGATATATAAATAATACTCCGATGTGTGTTTACAACAGTTTTTTAGGATCACACTCCATCACACACCTCATCTAACTTACGCGAGCGATTAGCTGCACGCCAACAGAATATTCCTGAAAAGgcctgataaattttttttataaatccctttaatttaaaaagatcACAATACACATCTTTTTTAGAATAAACACCACGTTAAAAACATAGGTATTTTATACTTTCAACGGCAGAATACTGCccaaatttgcaaaattaaataaCCGCTAAAAATTTCAAGACATGAAATTCACAAAATTATATTCCTGCTAAGTTTTCTATTTGCAAAATTTTCTactgttaaattttattaacttttccACTGGCCTCTATATTGAACCTACGAGttcaaacaattttcttttaaaaacgattGCACTATTTACAACAAAATCTGTACTTCTTGTAACATGTAATGTGGTGATTGTTGCAGTGGCTAATCAAGAATTACTGTATATGGAACCAAAATTTCCTCATTTTTAGGCTCTGCATACAAGGAACAAATCATTAGAGTTAAAACATTAACATATCTGTTTAGGCTCTATTTTGTAGgacactttttttttttcatggagAC
This DNA window, taken from Hydractinia symbiolongicarpus strain clone_291-10 chromosome 15, HSymV2.1, whole genome shotgun sequence, encodes the following:
- the LOC130629293 gene encoding uncharacterized protein LOC130629293 isoform X2 encodes the protein MASRYFFSILTDGSQARKTGNDKGMVLTRTEKNGIPMYFVALLLEMSDWGGTDAALLKNGIDSIFMEHGSIHLDPNTYTNKFVGCISDGASINFRATRTGCFNYL
- the LOC130629293 gene encoding uncharacterized protein LOC130629293 isoform X1, whose amino-acid sequence is MRHLEKKRGSHDIVLELEKGRAEGEKLNDDFTQVKMCLGKNVSRQKRINNLTRSNTQKGIPMYFVALLLEMSDWGGTDAALLKNGIDSIFMEHGSIHLDPNTYTNKFVGCISDGASINFRATRTGCFNYL
- the LOC130629220 gene encoding uncharacterized protein K02A2.6-like, which gives rise to MPAAAPIHSWEYPSQPWERIHMDYAGPFLNKMFLIVVDAFSKWVEVIVMNSSTSTATIEQLRKIFATHGLPGVCVSDNGPCFASTEFEQFMKRNNIRHIFSAPYHPASNGQAERTVQTVKNSLKKIESNGQSIETRVSRLLFTYRITPHTTTGRSPAELLFNRQLRSALHFVKPDLKQTVKGKQMDSENRSHRLKPLRQFLDQEEVLIRNFGQGPRWVRGNISRKRGPVTYDVEVGEKIVQRHIDQMRAATGERLADSAMGETDPPLAVLPQFEPSEVDETVTEIEPRVQ